From Pseudomonas sp. B21-028, one genomic window encodes:
- a CDS encoding C4-dicarboxylate transporter DctA produces the protein MLRWCSRSIFLQVVLGLVLGIVCGLTLPEYSAQLKPLGDGFIKLIKMLIGLIVFCVVVSGISGAGDLKKVGRIGLKSVIYFEVLTTIALVIGLVLAFSTGIGSGANIHLEQYSSADVGDIAQRGQHLVTTTQFLMNLIPTSVLGAFADNNILQVLLFSVLFGSALNLVGDAASGISRLINELSHVIFRIMGMVVRLAPIGVFGAIAFTTSKYGLDSLQHLGSLVGLFYLTCIAFVALVLGLVMRASGLPMLPFLKYLREELLIVLGTASSDAVLPQVMRKLEHLGIGSSTVGLVIPTGYSFNLDGFSIYLTLAIVFIANATGTPLAMTDLLTILLVSLITSKGAHGIPGSALVILAATLTAIPAIPVVGLVLVLAVDWFMGIGRALTNLIGNCVATVAIARWEKDIDVPRARKVLSGQQGYTFQPRKPAGSAHQQQF, from the coding sequence ATGCTCAGATGGTGCTCGCGTTCGATCTTCCTTCAAGTTGTCCTCGGATTGGTGCTCGGCATCGTCTGTGGGCTGACCCTTCCCGAATATTCCGCACAACTCAAACCCCTCGGCGACGGCTTTATCAAGCTGATCAAGATGCTCATCGGCCTGATCGTGTTCTGCGTGGTGGTCAGTGGCATTTCCGGCGCTGGCGACCTCAAGAAGGTCGGGCGCATCGGCCTCAAGTCAGTCATCTACTTTGAAGTGCTGACCACCATCGCCCTGGTGATCGGCCTGGTACTGGCCTTCAGCACCGGCATCGGCAGTGGCGCGAACATCCACCTGGAGCAGTACTCCAGCGCAGACGTGGGTGACATTGCCCAACGTGGCCAGCACCTGGTGACCACCACGCAGTTCCTGATGAACCTGATCCCGACCTCGGTGCTCGGTGCCTTCGCGGATAACAACATCCTGCAAGTGTTGCTGTTCTCGGTCCTGTTCGGCAGTGCGCTGAACCTGGTGGGCGACGCAGCCTCCGGCATCTCCCGGCTGATCAACGAACTCAGCCACGTGATCTTCCGCATCATGGGCATGGTCGTGCGCCTGGCCCCCATCGGCGTCTTCGGCGCCATTGCCTTCACCACCAGCAAATATGGGCTGGACTCGCTGCAACACTTGGGCAGCCTGGTCGGCCTGTTCTACCTGACCTGCATCGCCTTCGTTGCCCTGGTCCTGGGCCTGGTGATGCGCGCGTCGGGCCTGCCGATGCTGCCGTTCCTCAAATACTTGCGCGAAGAACTGCTCATCGTGCTCGGCACCGCTTCTTCCGACGCCGTGCTGCCACAAGTCATGCGCAAGCTCGAACACCTGGGGATCGGCAGTTCCACCGTGGGGCTGGTCATCCCGACCGGTTACTCGTTCAACCTGGACGGTTTCTCGATCTACCTGACCCTGGCCATCGTCTTCATCGCCAACGCCACCGGTACGCCCCTGGCCATGACCGACCTGCTGACCATCTTGCTGGTGTCGCTGATTACCTCCAAGGGAGCCCATGGAATTCCCGGCTCGGCATTGGTGATCCTGGCCGCCACGCTGACGGCGATCCCGGCGATTCCGGTGGTCGGCCTGGTGCTGGTACTGGCGGTCGACTGGTTCATGGGCATCGGTCGCGCCCTGACCAACCTGATCGGCAACTGCGTGGCCACCGTGGCAATCGCCCGTTGGGAAAAAGACATCGATGTCCCGCGTGCGCGCAAAGTACTGTCCGGCCAACAGGGCTATACCTTCCAACCGAGAAAACCGGCGGGCAGCGCCCATCAGCAGCAATTCTGA
- a CDS encoding DUF4105 domain-containing protein, producing the protein MLKRLAWLALCVCAPLSAAPHVDPQRLQQLANDRFWISLGHYETAKLGGWRSYVSDRKFFLAPDGNEHPDHELTATLQALYGPASAGQQHAQCVYPARTRWLKAQLNLTDLPAVDCSEFKQWFKDVSPHSAVMIFPAAYLNSPSSMFGHTLLRIDQADVQRDKTALLSYAINFGAYIEGSDNSIIYAWKGLMGGYPGLFALVPYQEKLSEYRSLENRDLWEYRLNLSQVETERMVEHVWELKQIQFDYFFFDENCSYRLLELLQVARPSLRLTEQFPLTAIPTDTVKAVKEAGLVESIEYRPSRERELLSRAEPLTDDEQQWVLKVSADQKRLQAPEFKALPRQRQALIVDAAYRLERYRANGQERDPQRAQRSFELLRAINQNPAPELDIPQPGLPEDGHESRTWQAGLGTRGDRAFGEYGLRMAYHDLNDNAESFPLGAQIEILQLKLRQYEGNDWQVQRLDLATIRSLTPRNELLQPLSWQVTGGLERVPGKHDDENLVSHVNGGAGGTWALSEDVLGFALGTVRVEHNNDFAQFIAPATGFNSGVLWKNPLGNLSLEAKGDYFVNGEVRRRLSLNQQWELSRNLGLRLSAQREFSHLASPENEVMLEVKWYHY; encoded by the coding sequence ATGCTCAAACGCCTTGCCTGGCTGGCGCTCTGTGTGTGCGCCCCATTGTCCGCCGCCCCCCATGTCGACCCTCAACGTTTGCAGCAATTGGCCAATGACCGCTTCTGGATTTCCCTGGGCCACTACGAAACCGCCAAGCTCGGTGGCTGGCGCAGCTATGTCAGCGACAGGAAATTCTTCCTGGCCCCCGACGGCAACGAACACCCCGACCATGAACTGACCGCCACGCTGCAGGCCCTCTACGGCCCGGCCAGCGCCGGTCAGCAACATGCCCAGTGCGTGTACCCGGCCCGCACGCGCTGGCTCAAGGCACAGCTCAACCTGACCGATCTGCCAGCAGTCGATTGCAGCGAATTCAAGCAATGGTTCAAGGACGTCTCGCCCCATAGCGCGGTGATGATTTTTCCGGCCGCCTACCTGAACAGTCCGTCGTCTATGTTCGGCCATACCCTGTTGCGCATCGACCAGGCCGACGTGCAACGGGACAAGACCGCCCTGTTGAGCTACGCGATCAACTTCGGCGCCTACATTGAAGGGTCGGACAACAGCATCATCTACGCCTGGAAGGGCTTGATGGGCGGCTATCCCGGCCTGTTCGCCCTGGTGCCCTACCAGGAGAAGCTGTCCGAGTACCGTAGCCTGGAAAACCGCGACCTGTGGGAATACCGCCTCAACCTGAGCCAAGTGGAAACCGAGCGCATGGTCGAGCACGTCTGGGAGCTCAAGCAGATCCAGTTCGATTATTTTTTCTTCGATGAAAACTGCTCCTATCGCCTGTTGGAACTGCTGCAAGTGGCCCGTCCCAGCCTGCGCCTGACCGAACAATTTCCGCTGACGGCGATCCCCACCGACACCGTCAAGGCCGTGAAGGAAGCCGGGTTGGTGGAGAGCATCGAATATCGGCCGTCCCGCGAGCGGGAACTGCTCAGCCGCGCCGAGCCACTCACCGATGACGAACAGCAATGGGTACTGAAGGTCAGCGCCGACCAAAAGCGCTTGCAGGCCCCCGAATTCAAGGCACTGCCCCGCCAACGCCAGGCGCTTATCGTCGATGCGGCCTATCGCCTGGAGCGTTACCGCGCCAACGGCCAGGAGCGCGATCCGCAACGCGCCCAGCGCAGCTTCGAACTGTTGCGGGCGATCAACCAGAACCCCGCGCCAGAACTCGACATTCCCCAGCCGGGCCTGCCCGAGGACGGCCATGAATCGCGCACCTGGCAGGCTGGCCTCGGCACCCGGGGTGACCGGGCGTTCGGTGAATATGGCCTGCGCATGGCTTATCACGACCTCAATGACAATGCCGAAAGCTTCCCGCTGGGTGCGCAGATTGAAATCCTGCAGTTGAAGCTGCGCCAGTACGAAGGCAATGACTGGCAGGTCCAGCGCCTCGACCTGGCGACCATCCGCTCCCTGACGCCGCGCAATGAATTGCTGCAACCGCTGTCCTGGCAGGTCACCGGGGGCCTGGAACGGGTGCCGGGCAAGCACGACGATGAAAACCTGGTCAGCCACGTCAACGGCGGTGCCGGCGGCACCTGGGCGCTGAGCGAGGACGTGCTGGGGTTTGCCCTGGGCACGGTGCGGGTGGAACACAACAACGACTTCGCCCAATTCATCGCCCCGGCCACCGGGTTCAACAGTGGCGTGCTGTGGAAAAACCCGCTGGGCAATCTGAGCCTGGAAGCCAAGGGTGACTATTTCGTCAACGGTGAGGTGCGCCGGCGCCTGAGCCTGAACCAACAGTGGGAACTGTCCCGCAACCTCGGCCTGCGCCTGAGCGCCCAACGGGAATTCAGCCACCTGGCCTCGCCGGAGAACGAGGTGATGCTGGAGGTGAAGTGGTATCACTACTGA
- a CDS encoding bifunctional diguanylate cyclase/phosphodiesterase, producing MSNVTPTLSPRAPDTVPSSPLRGTLKGALATLVLLLLGLLFWQLLDQLRVTQQQQRQYTIDYTADLAAQVSLNMALNAQIALNLLPIVEQPQTADEQQALLHKLQQSLPQLRSLALLSPSGMVLSDTDPDSHDAGYLSELVHRSHDQAHYFSNADDGSVVHLLLHQATGNTRGYWALRLTPGFFSTLIKQVDTGLRPLWLVENRLNQQVVSRDESLPSISPSHLSPDDQDNTVLTVPLSSSDWQLRGLFDRRQVLEQLLPAFIGKCLLGLAFSMLPVIALLNMRRRQRQLHEGRRRYQDIFEGTGVALCVLDLSSLKSFFVRAGLHNGDQLRAWMKVPHQLEQLQQEVRITEVNQMALRLLNVDSCEQAWQLLVGKGPQDNNPVGPQLLETLLDQHKQLELEIKLQDAHGRDQHLWLVLRLPEKQDDYNAVILSINDITSRKLIELSLLEREGFWSDVVRTVPDHLYVQDVISQRMIFSNHHLGQTLGYDRTELHQMGEYFWEILLHSDDADHYHTLRQEQRRGGYAHLLQCQLRFRHRDGKWRRFDIREQALARDRHDQVTRIIGVAKDVTEQIEASESLRDSEQRYRMLAESISDVIFSTDSKLSLNYVSPSVQAVLGYNADWIFQNGWQSTIANPQQLTGIYTLMDRVSKALDKPGQLAELRNQMQTQLFLFDCLRADGRKIPIELRLVLVWDDAGGFEGVLGVGRDISQQRRAEKDLRMAATVFEHSTSAILITDPAGYIVQANEAFSRVSGYAVSQVLDQLPSMLTVDDQQEAHLRYVLKQLQQHSSWEGEVWLKRRNGEHYPAWVGITAVLDDEGDLASYVCFFSDISERKASEQRIHRLAYYDALTHLPNRTLFQDRLHTALQSAERQKNWVVLMFLDLDRFKPINDSLGHAAGDRMLKDMATRLLGCVTDDDTVARMGGDEFTLLLEPRSSREMALNRAITVAEQILASLVRPFVLEGREFFVTASIGIALSPQDGNELSQLMKNADTAMYHAKERGKNNFQFYQADMNASALERLELESDLRHALEQNEFVLYYQPQFSGDGKRLTGAEALLRWRHPRRGLVPPGDFIPVLEELGLVVDVGDWVIDEACRQLKTWHQAKVRVPKVSVNISARQFSDGQLGTRIANILRSTGLSPACLELELTESILMREVSEAMQILAGLKNLGLSIAVDDFGTGYSSLNYLKQFPIDVLKIDRTFVDGLPSGEQDAQIARAIIAMAHSLNLAVIAEGVETHEQLDFLREHGCDEVQGYLFGRPMPAHRFEAQFSNDALFMLD from the coding sequence TTGTCCAACGTCACGCCGACCCTGTCCCCACGCGCACCGGATACAGTGCCCAGCTCGCCCCTGCGCGGGACATTGAAGGGCGCCCTGGCCACGCTGGTGCTGCTGTTGCTCGGATTGCTCTTCTGGCAGTTGCTCGATCAACTGCGCGTCACCCAGCAGCAACAGCGCCAGTACACCATCGACTACACCGCCGACCTGGCCGCGCAAGTCAGCCTGAACATGGCCCTGAACGCGCAAATCGCCCTCAACCTGCTACCGATCGTCGAACAACCGCAGACAGCCGACGAACAGCAGGCCTTGCTGCACAAACTCCAGCAATCGCTGCCCCAGCTACGCAGCCTGGCATTGCTGAGCCCGTCCGGCATGGTGCTCAGCGACACCGATCCGGACAGCCACGATGCCGGCTACCTCAGCGAACTGGTGCACCGCAGTCATGACCAGGCACACTACTTCAGCAACGCCGACGACGGTTCCGTGGTGCATCTCCTGTTGCACCAGGCCACCGGCAATACCCGCGGTTATTGGGCCCTGCGCCTGACCCCGGGTTTCTTCTCCACGCTGATCAAACAAGTCGATACGGGTTTGCGCCCGCTGTGGCTGGTGGAGAACCGCCTCAACCAACAAGTCGTCAGCCGTGACGAGAGCCTGCCGTCGATCAGCCCCTCGCACCTGTCGCCGGACGACCAGGACAACACCGTACTGACCGTGCCGCTGAGCAGCAGCGACTGGCAACTGCGAGGCCTGTTCGACCGTCGCCAGGTGCTCGAACAACTGCTGCCGGCCTTCATCGGCAAATGCCTGCTGGGCCTGGCGTTTTCGATGCTGCCGGTGATCGCACTGCTGAACATGCGCCGGCGCCAGCGGCAACTGCACGAAGGCCGTCGGCGCTATCAGGACATTTTCGAAGGCACCGGCGTGGCCCTGTGCGTACTCGACCTCTCCAGTCTCAAGTCATTCTTTGTCCGGGCCGGCCTGCACAATGGCGATCAATTGCGGGCGTGGATGAAAGTCCCGCACCAGCTCGAGCAACTGCAACAGGAAGTGCGCATCACCGAAGTCAACCAGATGGCGTTGCGGCTGCTCAACGTCGACTCCTGTGAACAGGCCTGGCAATTGCTGGTGGGCAAGGGCCCGCAGGACAACAATCCGGTCGGCCCGCAACTGCTCGAAACGCTGCTTGACCAGCACAAGCAGCTGGAACTGGAAATCAAGCTCCAGGACGCCCACGGTCGTGACCAGCATCTCTGGCTGGTACTGCGCCTGCCGGAAAAACAGGACGACTACAACGCCGTTATCCTGAGCATTAACGACATCACCAGCCGCAAGCTGATCGAACTCTCGTTGCTCGAACGCGAAGGCTTCTGGTCCGACGTGGTGCGCACCGTGCCGGATCATCTCTACGTGCAGGACGTCATCAGCCAGCGGATGATCTTCAGCAACCACCACCTGGGCCAGACCCTGGGGTATGACCGCACCGAACTGCACCAGATGGGTGAGTACTTCTGGGAAATCCTGCTGCACAGCGACGATGCCGACCACTACCACACGTTGCGCCAGGAACAGCGGCGCGGCGGCTATGCGCACCTGTTGCAATGCCAACTGCGTTTCCGCCATCGCGATGGCAAATGGCGACGCTTTGATATCCGCGAACAGGCCCTGGCCCGGGACCGACATGACCAGGTGACGCGAATCATCGGCGTGGCGAAGGATGTCACCGAGCAGATCGAGGCCAGCGAGTCACTGCGTGACAGCGAACAGCGCTACCGGATGCTCGCCGAGAGCATCAGCGACGTGATTTTCTCCACCGACAGCAAGCTTTCGCTCAACTACGTCAGCCCGTCGGTGCAAGCGGTATTGGGCTACAACGCCGACTGGATCTTCCAGAACGGTTGGCAGTCGACCATCGCCAATCCGCAGCAACTGACAGGCATCTATACCCTGATGGACCGGGTCAGCAAGGCCCTCGACAAGCCCGGACAATTGGCCGAACTGCGCAATCAGATGCAGACCCAGCTGTTCCTGTTCGACTGCCTGCGTGCCGACGGACGCAAGATCCCCATCGAACTGCGGCTGGTACTGGTCTGGGATGATGCCGGTGGATTCGAAGGCGTGCTTGGCGTCGGCCGCGACATCAGCCAGCAACGGCGCGCCGAAAAAGACCTGCGCATGGCCGCCACGGTATTCGAGCATTCGACCTCGGCGATTCTGATCACCGACCCGGCCGGTTACATTGTCCAGGCCAACGAAGCCTTCAGCCGGGTCAGTGGCTACGCGGTATCCCAAGTGCTGGACCAGTTGCCGAGCATGCTGACCGTGGACGATCAGCAGGAAGCCCACCTGCGCTACGTGCTCAAGCAACTGCAACAGCACAGCTCCTGGGAAGGCGAGGTCTGGCTCAAGCGCCGCAACGGCGAACATTACCCGGCCTGGGTCGGCATCACCGCAGTGCTGGATGATGAAGGCGACCTGGCCAGCTACGTGTGCTTCTTCAGCGACATCAGCGAACGCAAGGCCAGCGAGCAGCGCATCCATCGCCTGGCCTATTACGACGCCCTCACCCACCTGCCCAACCGCACGCTGTTCCAGGACCGCCTGCACACCGCGCTGCAATCGGCCGAGCGGCAGAAGAACTGGGTCGTGCTGATGTTCCTCGACCTGGACCGGTTCAAACCGATCAACGACTCCCTGGGGCATGCCGCCGGCGACCGGATGCTCAAGGACATGGCGACCCGGCTGCTCGGCTGCGTCACCGACGACGACACCGTGGCGCGCATGGGCGGCGATGAGTTCACCCTGCTGCTGGAGCCGCGCTCGAGCCGGGAAATGGCGCTGAACCGGGCCATCACCGTGGCCGAGCAGATCCTCGCCAGCCTGGTCCGGCCCTTCGTGCTCGAAGGCCGCGAGTTCTTCGTCACGGCCAGTATCGGTATCGCCTTGAGTCCCCAGGACGGCAACGAACTGAGCCAGTTGATGAAGAACGCCGACACGGCGATGTATCACGCCAAGGAGCGCGGCAAGAACAACTTCCAGTTCTATCAGGCCGACATGAACGCCAGCGCCCTGGAACGACTGGAACTGGAAAGCGACCTGCGCCACGCCCTCGAGCAGAACGAGTTCGTGTTGTATTACCAGCCGCAGTTCAGTGGCGACGGCAAACGCTTGACCGGCGCCGAGGCCCTGCTGCGCTGGCGCCATCCGCGACGCGGGCTGGTGCCGCCAGGGGACTTCATCCCGGTGCTGGAGGAACTGGGCCTGGTGGTGGACGTCGGCGACTGGGTCATCGACGAAGCCTGCCGGCAGCTCAAGACCTGGCACCAGGCCAAGGTCCGGGTGCCGAAAGTCTCGGTCAACATCTCGGCCCGGCAGTTCTCCGATGGCCAGTTGGGTACGCGAATCGCCAATATCCTGCGCAGCACCGGCCTGTCACCGGCCTGCCTGGAACTGGAGTTGACGGAAAGTATCCTGATGCGCGAAGTCAGCGAGGCGATGCAAATCCTGGCCGGGTTGAAAAACCTGGGCCTGAGCATCGCCGTGGATGACTTCGGCACCGGTTATTCGTCGCTCAACTACCTCAAGCAATTCCCCATCGACGTGCTGAAGATCGACCGCACCTTCGTTGACGGCCTGCCGTCCGGCGAACAGGACGCGCAGATCGCCCGGGCGATCATCGCCATGGCCCACAGCCTCAACCTGGCGGTGATCGCCGAAGGCGTCGAGACCCACGAGCAACTCGACTTCCTGCGCGAACACGGTTGCGACGAAGTCCAGGGCTACCTGTTCGGCCGCCCGATGCCCGCCCACCGGTTCGAAGCGCAGTTCAGCAATGATGCGCTGTTCATGCTCGACTGA
- a CDS encoding GreA/GreB family elongation factor: MSRAFVNEDSAAAQADQPVERQVSAQPNYVTPAGFVQLQARVAELQALHSQQTARKELADKQRIADLERDLRYFNQRLQSAQVVTATSADQVRIGHWVTFVDEQDHEQRVQLVGEDQADAASGLINWGSPLGRALLGSKVGDEVVWKRPLGDMAIEVLAIEPE, encoded by the coding sequence ATGAGTCGTGCCTTCGTCAACGAAGACAGCGCCGCGGCCCAGGCCGATCAACCGGTAGAACGCCAGGTCAGCGCGCAACCCAACTACGTCACACCCGCCGGGTTCGTCCAGTTGCAGGCCCGGGTCGCCGAGCTGCAGGCGCTGCACAGCCAGCAGACAGCCCGCAAAGAGCTGGCGGACAAACAGCGCATCGCGGACCTGGAACGGGATCTGCGCTATTTCAACCAGCGCCTGCAAAGCGCACAGGTCGTTACGGCAACCTCAGCGGACCAAGTGCGAATCGGACACTGGGTGACCTTTGTCGATGAGCAGGACCATGAGCAGCGCGTGCAATTGGTGGGGGAAGACCAGGCCGATGCGGCCAGCGGATTGATCAACTGGGGCTCACCGCTGGGGCGGGCGTTGCTGGGAAGCAAGGTCGGGGATGAGGTGGTCTGGAAGCGACCGCTGGGGGATATGGCGATTGAGGTGTTGGCGATAGAGCCGGAGTGA
- the glyA gene encoding serine hydroxymethyltransferase: MFSRDLTIAKYDADLFAAMEQEAQRQEEHIELIASENYTSPAVMEAQGSVLTNKYAEGYPGKRYYGGCEYVDVVEQLAIDRAKELFGADYANVQPHAGSQANAAVYLALLSAGDTILGMSLAHGGHLTHGASVSSSGKLYNAVQYGIDGNGLIDYDEVERLALEHKPKMIVAGFSAYSQVLDFPRFRAIADKVGAYLFVDMAHVAGLVAAGVYPNPVPFADVVTTTTHKTLRGPRGGLILARANADIEKKLNSAVFPGAQGGPLEHVIAAKAICFKEALQPEFKAYQQQVVKNAKAMAGVFIERGFDVVSGGTENHLFLLSLIKQDISGKDADAALGKAFITVNKNSVPNDPRSPFVTSGLRFGTPAVTTRGFKEAECKELAGWICDILADLNNEAVIDAVREKVKAICKKLPVYGA; the protein is encoded by the coding sequence ATGTTCAGCCGTGATTTGACTATTGCCAAGTACGACGCCGATCTCTTTGCCGCCATGGAGCAAGAAGCTCAGCGCCAGGAAGAGCACATTGAGCTGATCGCTTCGGAAAACTACACCAGCCCAGCGGTGATGGAAGCTCAAGGCTCGGTACTGACCAACAAGTACGCCGAAGGCTACCCGGGCAAGCGCTACTACGGTGGTTGCGAATACGTCGACGTGGTCGAGCAACTGGCCATCGACCGCGCCAAGGAGCTGTTCGGCGCCGATTACGCCAACGTCCAGCCCCACGCCGGTTCCCAGGCCAACGCCGCCGTCTACCTGGCGCTGCTGTCGGCTGGCGACACCATTCTGGGCATGAGCCTGGCCCACGGCGGTCACCTGACCCACGGTGCCAGCGTTTCGTCCTCCGGCAAGCTGTACAACGCCGTCCAGTACGGCATCGACGGCAACGGCCTGATCGACTACGACGAAGTCGAACGCCTGGCCCTCGAGCACAAGCCGAAAATGATCGTGGCCGGTTTCTCCGCCTACTCCCAGGTCCTCGATTTCCCGCGTTTCCGCGCCATCGCCGACAAGGTCGGTGCCTACCTGTTCGTGGACATGGCCCACGTCGCCGGTCTGGTCGCCGCTGGCGTCTACCCGAACCCGGTGCCATTCGCCGACGTGGTCACCACCACTACCCACAAGACCCTGCGCGGTCCACGTGGCGGCCTGATCCTGGCCCGCGCCAACGCCGACATCGAGAAGAAGCTGAACTCCGCCGTGTTCCCGGGCGCCCAGGGCGGCCCGCTGGAGCACGTCATCGCCGCCAAGGCCATCTGCTTCAAGGAAGCCCTGCAACCTGAGTTCAAGGCTTACCAGCAACAGGTCGTGAAAAACGCCAAGGCCATGGCCGGCGTGTTCATCGAGCGTGGCTTCGACGTGGTGTCCGGCGGTACCGAGAACCACCTGTTCCTGCTGTCGCTGATCAAGCAGGACATCTCCGGCAAAGACGCCGACGCGGCGCTGGGCAAGGCGTTCATCACCGTGAACAAGAACTCGGTGCCAAACGACCCACGCTCCCCGTTCGTCACCTCCGGCCTGCGCTTCGGCACCCCGGCCGTGACCACCCGTGGTTTCAAGGAAGCCGAGTGCAAGGAACTGGCCGGCTGGATCTGCGACATCCTGGCTGACCTGAACAACGAAGCGGTGATCGACGCCGTTCGCGAGAAGGTCAAGGCGATCTGCAAGAAGCTGCCGGTGTACGGCGCCTGA
- the ettA gene encoding energy-dependent translational throttle protein EttA: MAQYVFTMHRLSKVVPPKREILKNISLSFFPGAKIGVLGLNGSGKSTLLKIMAGVDTEFDGEARPMPDLNIGYLPQEPQLDPTKTVREVVEEAVSVIKDAQARLDEVYAAYADPDADFDKLAAEQAKLEAILQASDGHNLERQLEVAADALRLPAWEAKVEHLSGGEKRRVALCRLLLSAPDMLLLDEPTNHLDADSVAWLEHFLHDFPGTVVAITHDRYFLDNVAGWILELDRGAGIPYEGNYSGWLEAKSDRLAQESKQQSAHEKAMKEELEWVRKGAKARQSKSKARLQRFEEMQSQEFQKRSETNEIYIPAGPRLGDKVIEFKNVTKGYGDRVLIDNLSFSMPKGAIVGVIGGNGAGKSTLFRMLMGKETPDSGTIEVGETVQLACVDQSREDLDGSKTVFQQISDGSDQIRIGNYEIPSRTYVGRFNFKGGDQQKFVKDLSGGERGRLHLALTLKEGGNVLLLDEPSNDLDVETLRSLEEALLDFPGAAIVISHDRWFLDRVATHILAYEDDSQAVFFEGNYTEYEADRKKRLGEAAAQPHRVRHKKLA, encoded by the coding sequence ATGGCTCAATACGTCTTCACCATGCATCGGCTGAGCAAAGTTGTTCCGCCGAAGCGGGAAATCCTGAAAAACATTTCGCTCTCATTCTTCCCTGGCGCCAAGATCGGCGTGCTGGGCCTCAACGGTTCGGGTAAATCCACGCTGCTGAAGATCATGGCCGGCGTCGATACCGAATTCGACGGCGAAGCCCGCCCGATGCCGGACCTGAACATCGGCTACCTGCCCCAGGAGCCTCAACTGGACCCGACCAAGACCGTGCGTGAAGTGGTCGAGGAAGCGGTCAGCGTGATCAAGGACGCCCAGGCGCGCCTGGACGAAGTCTACGCCGCCTACGCTGACCCGGATGCCGACTTCGACAAGCTCGCCGCCGAACAGGCCAAGCTCGAAGCGATCCTGCAGGCCAGCGATGGCCATAATCTGGAGCGTCAGCTGGAAGTCGCTGCCGACGCCCTGCGCCTGCCGGCCTGGGAAGCGAAGGTCGAACACCTGTCCGGCGGTGAGAAGCGCCGTGTGGCCCTGTGCCGCCTGTTGCTGTCCGCCCCGGACATGCTGCTGCTCGACGAACCGACCAACCACCTGGACGCCGATTCCGTCGCCTGGCTCGAACACTTCCTGCACGATTTCCCGGGCACCGTCGTGGCGATTACCCACGACCGTTACTTCCTGGACAACGTCGCCGGCTGGATCCTGGAACTCGACCGCGGCGCGGGCATTCCGTACGAGGGCAACTATTCGGGCTGGCTGGAAGCCAAGTCCGATCGTCTGGCCCAGGAATCCAAGCAGCAGTCGGCCCATGAAAAGGCCATGAAGGAAGAACTGGAGTGGGTGCGCAAAGGCGCCAAGGCCCGCCAGTCCAAATCCAAGGCCCGTCTGCAACGCTTTGAGGAAATGCAGTCCCAGGAATTCCAGAAGCGCAGCGAAACCAACGAGATCTACATCCCGGCCGGTCCACGCCTGGGTGACAAGGTCATCGAATTCAAGAACGTCACCAAGGGCTACGGCGATCGCGTGTTGATCGACAACCTGTCGTTCTCCATGCCCAAGGGCGCCATCGTCGGTGTAATCGGTGGTAACGGCGCGGGTAAATCCACGCTGTTCCGCATGCTGATGGGCAAGGAAACGCCGGATTCGGGCACCATCGAAGTCGGCGAAACCGTGCAACTGGCCTGCGTCGACCAGAGCCGCGAAGACCTGGACGGCAGCAAGACCGTGTTCCAGCAGATCTCCGACGGTTCCGACCAGATCCGCATCGGCAACTACGAAATCCCGTCGCGCACCTACGTGGGTCGCTTCAACTTCAAGGGCGGCGACCAGCAGAAGTTCGTCAAGGACCTCTCCGGTGGTGAGCGCGGCCGCCTGCACCTGGCGCTGACCCTGAAGGAGGGTGGCAACGTCCTGCTGCTCGACGAACCGTCCAACGACCTCGACGTCGAAACCCTGCGTTCCCTGGAAGAAGCCCTGCTGGACTTCCCGGGCGCCGCCATTGTGATCTCCCACGATCGGTGGTTCCTCGACCGCGTGGCGACCCACATCCTGGCGTATGAAGATGACTCACAAGCGGTGTTCTTCGAAGGCAACTACACCGAGTACGAAGCCGATCGCAAGAAGCGCCTCGGCGAAGCCGCTGCCCAGCCGCATCGGGTACGGCACAAGAAACTGGCCTGA